The DNA region ACGATGCGGTTGGGCGCCTATCCCGCCAAACTGACCGGCAACAGTGTGGTCGCAGGCATTTACGGCACGAACGACATCAGCGAGCGGCACCGCCATCGCTACGAAGTGAATGCCGGTTATCGCGAACCGCTGGAGAAGGGCGGTCTGATCTTTTCCGGCATGTCGCCCGACGGCACGCTGCCTGAAATTGTCGAGCGGCCCGACCATAGCTGGTTCGTGGGCGTGCAGTTCCACCCGGAATTGAAGTCCAAGCCGTTCGATCCGCATCCGCTCTTCGCCAGCTTCATCGAAGCGGCGGTCAAACAGAGCCGGTTGGTGTAAGGAAATGGGGCCATCTGGCCCCGTTTTTCGTTTCGGGCAGCCTCCTGGCGAAGGCGGAGCCGCATAAACACAATCGTCAAAGGGCGGACATGACATCCGTTTGCGCGAAATCATTGCCGACGAACAGCAAGGGGCAGTTGCGCGTCGTTGCGAGTTCATAGGCGAAACAGTCGCCGAAGTTGAGACTGGCGGGGTGGACGCCTTTGCCCCACCGCGCATAGGCGTCGGCCGCGCGTTTTGCGGAATCCAGTGTTACCGGCACTATTTCGATGTCGAGTGTCTCGATCAGGCGCTTGGCCTGCGGACCATGATGACGCCGAAGCGCAACGATCAAGACCTCCGTCAACGTGCCTGCTGACATGATCAGCGCATCGTCGGTTTCCAAGGCTTTTGCGCAAACATCCGCTTCCGCTTCATTCAGCAGAATGGCCATGATCGCGGACGTATCGATGACGATCAACCCGGCAGACCATTCTCATCGTAGAGAAAGTCCTGGCTTCGCGCCGCGCAGGGGCCGGGGGACGCAATCTTGGCGGCTTCCGCGCGAATTTCTTCGATCAAGGCGCGTCGGGATGCAGCATCTACACGCGCCTTGACGGGCACAAGACGCACGGCGGCATGGCCGTGCCGGGTAAGGATGACTTCATCACCAGCCTCGGCTCGCCTGACAAGATCGGTCAACTGCGCCTTGGCGTCGGATACGGAGATTTTCATCCTGATCACCTTATATAATGATCGGGTAATTATGGACTATCAAATGGTCCAAATCAAGATGCCGCAGGCGTCAGCTTCAACAGCCGTCCCTGCGATCCTTCCTTGCCATCCTCCAGCAACCACAGCGCGCCGTCCGGCCCTTGCTCGACTTCGCGGATACGAGCGCCCAGGTCCCACTGGTCGGCCTTGGCCGCCTTTTCGCCGTCCAGTTGCACGCGGACCAGGCTCTGGCTGGACAGGCCGCCGATGAACAGCGATCCTTTCCAGGCCGGGAACAGATCGCCCGAATAATAGATCAGGCCGCCGGGGGAGATGACCGGGTTCCAGCTAACCTTGGGCGCTTCATAGCCGTCGCCCGCCTTGTGATCGGGAATGTCGCGGCCGTCATAATGGCTGCCATTCGATGCCTTGGGCCAGCCATAGTTGAGGCCGGGCTTGATCAAATTGACTTCATCGCCGCCCTTTGGCCCCATTTCCTGTTCCCACAGGCGGCCGTCCTTGTCGAAGGCGAGCCCAAGCAGATTGCGATGGCCGTAGGACCAGATGGCAGGGTCGAAGCCCTTGGCCGCCAGCGGATTGCCCGCCGCCGGGGTGCCGTCCAGGTTAAGTCGCAAGACCTTGCCCAGTGTCGCCTTGGGATCTTGCGCCGGATCGAATTTCTGCCGCTCGCCATTGGTGAAGAACAGATATTTGCCGTCGGGCGAGAAGGCGATACGGCCGGAATAATGACCGTTACCATCGACATAGGGGCTGGCGCGGAAGATGACGGTCACGCCGTCCAGCTTCGTATTGCCGTCGCTCGCCTGGTTGAACGCGCCCTTGGCCAGCGCGACGCCCTTCACCCCGTCACGCTCTTCGGAAAAGCTGAAATAGACGGCCTTGTCCTTCGCGAAGGTTGGGGAGAGGACGACGTCCATCAGCGCGCCCTGGCCCGCGCTGTCGACCTTGGGAATGCCCGCGACCGGAATTTTGGTGCCGTTCTTCGGATCGAACAGGATCATCTCGCCCGCCTTCTCCGTCACCAGCGCGCGGCCGTCGGGCAGGAAGGTCATGGCCCAGGGCGATTCGAAGTCGGCGATGACGGCGGTCTTGAACGGCTTGTCGGCAGCCGTGGTGCTGTTCTGGCCGGTGGCGTTGTCGGCCGAACAGGCGATCAGGATGAGGGGCAGGGCGGCCATGAAAGTGCGCATCAGGTTTCGACTCCGTTCGGGCCGAGCTTGGCGAAGCCCTGCCCATTCGTGAAGGGGAAGTGCAGCCCTTCGACAAGCGCAGGGCGAACGGTTCGTATGGGGAACTGCCGATCACGAATAATGTTGCAGATTTCGTAGCTCTCACCTATATCGGCCTTGCTTCCTTACATCGTTACACATGTCGGGGTCGCAGGCGGAACGCTTGCGGCACGGTAGGTCTGCGGCATTGGGAAGTGTGCATAGAGTTTTACGGAGATTGCATGGCGGACATCGCCCTATTGACCACGCTGATCGAACCCGAGGTAAAAGCCCTGGGCTTCGACCTCGTGCGGATCAGGCTGTTCGGGTCGGGCGACGAGCATACGCTGCAGATCATGGCCGAAGACCCGAGGACCAAGCAGTTGGTGATCGAGGATTGCGCCGCGATCTCCCGCCGCCTGTCGGACGTGCTGGACGAAACCGATCCGATCGAGGAAGCCTATCGGCTGGAAGTCAGTTCGCCGGGCATCGACCGGCCGCTGACCCGGCTTTCCGACTTTATCGAATGGGCGGGGCATGAAGCCAAGATTTCCGCCACCGAGATTGTCGAGGGGCGCAAGAGCTTTCGCGGCGTGCTGAACGGCGTCGAGGGCGAAGATGTCCTGTTTACCGATGCGAAGGCCGGCGATGTCGCCATCCCCTTCGCCTTGATCAGCGACGCAAAGCTGTTGCTGACCGACGCGCTGCTTTCTGCTACCATGCCGCTCTCATCCGATGGGGCGGACGACTTTGAAACCGAAGAGTAAGGGTTCCTAAAGCCATGGCCAACGCCATTTCCGCCAACCGGGCAGAACTGATCGCGATCGCCAACAGCGTCGCATCCGAAAAGATGATCGACAAGGCGATCGTCATCGAAGCGATGGAAGACGCGATCCAGCGCGCCGCCCGCGCGCGCTACGGCGCCGAGAACGACATCCGTGCCAAGCTGGACCCGGAAACCGGCGACCTGCGTCTGTGGCGCGTGGTCGAAGTAGTCGAGGTCGTCGAGGATTATTTCAAGCAGGTCGACCTGAAGGCCGGGCAGAAGCTGAAGAAGGACGCCGTGATCGGCGACTTCATCGTCGATCCGCTGCCTGCCATCGACTTGGGCCGCATCGACGCCCAGTCGGCCAAGCAGGTGATCTTCCAGAAGGTCCGCGATGCCGAGCGCGAGCGCCAGCATGAAGAATTCAAGGACCGCGTGGGTGAGATCATCACCGGCGTCGTCAAGTCGGTTGAGTTCGGTCATGTCGTCGTCAATCTGGGCCGGGCCGAAGGCGTCATCCGCCGCGACCAGCAGATCCCGCGCGAAGTCGTTCGCGTCGGCGACCGCATCCGTTCGGTCGTGTTGAACGTCCGCCGCGAAAATCGCGGGCCGCAGATTTTCCTGAGCCGCGCGCATCCCGAGTTCATGAAGAAGCTGTTCGCGCAGGAAGTCCCGGAAATCTACGATGGCGTCATCACCATCATGGCCGCCGCCCGCGATCCGGGCAGCCGCGCCAAGATCGGCGTCATCAGCCGCGATTCGAGCATCGACCCTGTCGGCGCCTGCGTCGGCATGAAGGGCAGCCGCGTGCAGGCCGTCGTGCAGGAAATGCAGGGCGAAAAGATCGACATCATCCCTTGGTCGGAAGATACCGCGACCTTCGTCGTCAACGCGCTGCAGCCCGCGCAGGTCAGCCGCGTCGTCATCGATGAAGAAGAAGAGCGCATCGAAGTCGTCGTTCCCGACGATCAGTTGAGCCTCGCCATCGGCCGTCGCGGCCAGAATGTCCGCCTCGCCAGCCAACTGACCGGCAAGGCGATCGACATCATGACCGAAGCGGACGCGAGCGAGAAGCGCCAGAAGGAATTCGTCAGCCGTTCCGAACTGTTCCAGAACGAACTGGACGTGGACGAGACGCTGTCGCAGCTGCTGGTCGCCGAAGGCTTTGGCGAACTGGAAGAAGTCGCCTATGTCGAGATTGACGAGCTGGCGGCGATCGAAGGCTTTGACGACGAACTGGCCGGCGAATTGCAGAACCGCGCGCTCGAAGCGCTGGAACGCCGTGAGGCGGCCGCTCGTGAAGAGCGCACCAATCTGGGCGTCGAGGATGCGCTGGCCGACATGCCGCATCTGACCGAAGCGATGCTGGTGACTTTGGGCAAGGCGGGGATCAAGACGCTGGACGACCTGGCGGATCTGGCCACCGACGAACTGGTGCAGAAGAAGCGGATCGACCAGCGCCGTCGCAAATCGGAAACCACCGAGGACAAGGGCGGCATCCTGGCGGCCTATGGCCTGTCGGACGAGCAGGGCAATGAGATCATCATGGCCGCGCGTGCGCACTGGTTCGAAGACGAGGAAGCATAAGAACAGATGCCGTTCGTGGATATCCGTCTGGCTGGCACCGTAACCCGCGCGCAGAAAGCCGCGCTGGTCGCCGACGTCACCCGGTCGCTCGTTGAGCGACTGGGGAAGCCGGCGGCTGCGGTGCAGATCGCTATCACCGAACTGAGCCTGGACAATTACGCGGCGGGCGGCGCATTGCTGGCCGACCGCGCGCCCACGCCGCTGCCTCTAACAAGGGAGGACGCCAATGCCGCGGTCACTCCCCGATGAGAGAATAAGCACCCCAACATCGCCAATGGGGCCATGTGCTCCTGCGAAAGCAGGAGCCCAGTCCCCCGGTCACGCGCTTTCTCAACCGCGGAACTGGGTTCCTGCCTGCGCAGGAACACGGGCCAGCCAAGAGGAGGGGGCATCCCTGTGACCGAACGCAAATGTATATTGACCGGCGACCGCGCCGACCCAGACATGTTGATCCGCCTGGCGGTGGGACCGGAGGGGCAGGTGTTGCCCGACATCCGCGCCAAGGCGCCGGGGCGGGGTGCCTGGATCGGCGTGTCGCGCGCGGACCTTGAAACCGCGATCGCCAAGGGCAAGCTCAAGGGCGCGCTGGCGCGATCGTTCAAGGACGGCGCGCTGCTGATCCCCGATGGTCTGGCGGAGATGATCGAATCCGGCCTGCGCAAGACGCTGCTGGACCGGCTGGGGCTGGAATCGCGCGCGTCGATGCTGCTGACGGGGTCGGAAAAGATCGACGTCGCCTGCCGCAAGGGGCAGGTGCAATTGTTGCTCCACGCCGCCGATGCGGCGGCGGACGGCAATCGCAAACTGGACCAGGCGCTGCGCGTCGGACAGGAAGCGGAAGGCACGGATTTGGCGGGCACCGTCTTGCCTGTGGACCGCGACGCCCTATCTATGGCAATGGGACGCGACAACGTCGTCCATATCGCGGTCACCGACTCGCGTGCGGCGTCGCGTCTGCGCGGCGCTATCGGCCGCTTGGAAAGCTATCTGGGTTGCGCTAACGGGGCGCCTGTACAGGGGGAGCATGACTCCACCGATGTGCCGGACGTGGTCGATTAGCCGAAAGTTCGGATGTAAATTCGTTAAGGGCGCCGACGGGCCTTTCCGGTCGGAGCGGAAGTGAAGGGTTAAGTTCAGTCGTATGAGTGACAGCAAGGAAGACAAGCCGGTTCTGGGCCGCAAGCCGCTGGGCATCAAGCGGACCGTTGAATCCGGTCAGGTGCAGCAGCAGTTCAGCCATGGCCGCAAAAATACGGTCGTGGTTGAAGTGAAGCGGCGCCGCGTCCTGGGCAAGCCGGGTGAGACGACCGGTGCTGCGCCTGCGGCTGCGCCACAGGCCGATCCCACCCCGGTCGCGCCGCGCCCCGCAGCGCCTGCGCCCGCGCCGCAG from Sphingobium sp. HWE2-09 includes:
- a CDS encoding type II toxin-antitoxin system VapC family toxin, yielding MIVIDTSAIMAILLNEAEADVCAKALETDDALIMSAGTLTEVLIVALRRHHGPQAKRLIETLDIEIVPVTLDSAKRAADAYARWGKGVHPASLNFGDCFAYELATTRNCPLLFVGNDFAQTDVMSAL
- a CDS encoding type II toxin-antitoxin system Phd/YefM family antitoxin, with translation MKISVSDAKAQLTDLVRRAEAGDEVILTRHGHAAVRLVPVKARVDAASRRALIEEIRAEAAKIASPGPCAARSQDFLYDENGLPG
- a CDS encoding PQQ-dependent sugar dehydrogenase; amino-acid sequence: MRTFMAALPLILIACSADNATGQNSTTAADKPFKTAVIADFESPWAMTFLPDGRALVTEKAGEMILFDPKNGTKIPVAGIPKVDSAGQGALMDVVLSPTFAKDKAVYFSFSEERDGVKGVALAKGAFNQASDGNTKLDGVTVIFRASPYVDGNGHYSGRIAFSPDGKYLFFTNGERQKFDPAQDPKATLGKVLRLNLDGTPAAGNPLAAKGFDPAIWSYGHRNLLGLAFDKDGRLWEQEMGPKGGDEVNLIKPGLNYGWPKASNGSHYDGRDIPDHKAGDGYEAPKVSWNPVISPGGLIYYSGDLFPAWKGSLFIGGLSSQSLVRVQLDGEKAAKADQWDLGARIREVEQGPDGALWLLEDGKEGSQGRLLKLTPAAS
- the rimP gene encoding ribosome maturation protein RimP; translation: MADIALLTTLIEPEVKALGFDLVRIRLFGSGDEHTLQIMAEDPRTKQLVIEDCAAISRRLSDVLDETDPIEEAYRLEVSSPGIDRPLTRLSDFIEWAGHEAKISATEIVEGRKSFRGVLNGVEGEDVLFTDAKAGDVAIPFALISDAKLLLTDALLSATMPLSSDGADDFETEE
- the nusA gene encoding transcription termination factor NusA, which encodes MANAISANRAELIAIANSVASEKMIDKAIVIEAMEDAIQRAARARYGAENDIRAKLDPETGDLRLWRVVEVVEVVEDYFKQVDLKAGQKLKKDAVIGDFIVDPLPAIDLGRIDAQSAKQVIFQKVRDAERERQHEEFKDRVGEIITGVVKSVEFGHVVVNLGRAEGVIRRDQQIPREVVRVGDRIRSVVLNVRRENRGPQIFLSRAHPEFMKKLFAQEVPEIYDGVITIMAAARDPGSRAKIGVISRDSSIDPVGACVGMKGSRVQAVVQEMQGEKIDIIPWSEDTATFVVNALQPAQVSRVVIDEEEERIEVVVPDDQLSLAIGRRGQNVRLASQLTGKAIDIMTEADASEKRQKEFVSRSELFQNELDVDETLSQLLVAEGFGELEEVAYVEIDELAAIEGFDDELAGELQNRALEALERREAAAREERTNLGVEDALADMPHLTEAMLVTLGKAGIKTLDDLADLATDELVQKKRIDQRRRKSETTEDKGGILAAYGLSDEQGNEIIMAARAHWFEDEEA
- a CDS encoding tautomerase family protein, with amino-acid sequence MPFVDIRLAGTVTRAQKAALVADVTRSLVERLGKPAAAVQIAITELSLDNYAAGGALLADRAPTPLPLTREDANAAVTPR
- a CDS encoding DUF448 domain-containing protein, with amino-acid sequence MTERKCILTGDRADPDMLIRLAVGPEGQVLPDIRAKAPGRGAWIGVSRADLETAIAKGKLKGALARSFKDGALLIPDGLAEMIESGLRKTLLDRLGLESRASMLLTGSEKIDVACRKGQVQLLLHAADAAADGNRKLDQALRVGQEAEGTDLAGTVLPVDRDALSMAMGRDNVVHIAVTDSRAASRLRGAIGRLESYLGCANGAPVQGEHDSTDVPDVVD